The following coding sequences lie in one Candidatus Rokuibacteriota bacterium genomic window:
- a CDS encoding universal stress protein, whose amino-acid sequence MASGKGFQVVVATDGSPQGQAAVATAAGFPWPTGARARVVIARGAVAWGKMPGGLLAALGANLGRIAADARRTLARRLRRAEAVVLPVDPVEAIISQARRLQAGAIVVGSRGHGALGRLVLGSVSRGVVRRARCPVLVVKGRARGAGRAVIGVDGSAGARRAVDFVCGLLPPPRGRVTLVSVLEPMRAPSLGLLPAPVRSALRGEVAAVHLERLRRSRKDLDEAAARLQAAGWKTETWVRTGVPAPELLRAAKAARADFVAVGARGVGGVERLLLGSVAESVLNDASVPVLVAR is encoded by the coding sequence ATGGCGTCTGGCAAGGGCTTTCAGGTGGTGGTGGCCACTGACGGGTCGCCTCAGGGACAGGCGGCGGTGGCGACGGCGGCAGGCTTCCCCTGGCCGACGGGCGCGAGGGCGCGAGTGGTGATCGCGCGGGGCGCGGTGGCCTGGGGCAAGATGCCCGGTGGGCTCTTGGCGGCTCTCGGTGCGAACCTCGGGCGCATCGCCGCCGATGCCCGCCGCACGCTGGCTCGTCGCCTCCGGCGCGCCGAGGCCGTCGTTCTCCCTGTGGATCCTGTGGAGGCCATCATCTCTCAGGCCCGGCGGCTCCAGGCGGGGGCGATCGTCGTGGGCTCCCGGGGCCACGGCGCCCTGGGGCGCCTCGTCCTCGGCAGTGTCTCCCGTGGAGTGGTGAGGCGAGCCCGGTGTCCCGTGCTGGTGGTCAAGGGGCGGGCGCGCGGGGCGGGCCGCGCGGTCATCGGCGTGGACGGGTCTGCAGGGGCGCGCCGGGCCGTGGACTTCGTCTGCGGTCTCCTTCCACCTCCAAGGGGCCGCGTCACTCTGGTGTCCGTGCTGGAGCCGATGCGCGCCCCTTCGCTGGGGCTACTGCCGGCCCCGGTGCGGTCGGCCCTGCGAGGGGAGGTGGCGGCAGTCCACCTCGAGCGCCTGCGCCGGAGCCGCAAGGATCTCGACGAGGCCGCGGCGAGGCTCCAAGCGGCGGGCTGGAAAACCGAGACCTGGGTCCGCACGGGAGTGCCGGCGCCTGAGCTGCTCAGGGCCGCGAAGGCGGCCCGGGCCGACTTCGTGGCGGTTGGGGCACGCGGCGTGGGCGGTGTCGAGCGGCTTCTCCTGGGGAGCGTCGCGGAGTCCGTGCTGAATGACGCTTCCGTACCGGTGCTGGTCGCCCGGTGA
- a CDS encoding universal stress protein — protein sequence MDIHRVLFPTDFSASAEAAGRVAVDMARQWGATLHVVHVVPPVTDAANAADRLSRAAQSLAPGPAPETALLSGRAAREIVAYARDKHVDLIVLGSHGRTGVSRAILGSVAEGVVRLASCLVLTVPAGAAVLKGAASAPVEAPAHPSPRCLVCAEGTDTLICEPCRTKIRGEALEQKLEAERAGRRGSAT from the coding sequence ATGGACATTCATCGGGTGCTGTTTCCCACGGACTTCTCGGCCAGCGCCGAAGCGGCAGGACGCGTGGCCGTGGACATGGCGCGGCAGTGGGGCGCCACGCTGCACGTGGTTCACGTGGTGCCGCCCGTCACCGACGCGGCGAACGCAGCGGATCGCCTGAGCCGCGCGGCGCAGTCGCTGGCCCCGGGCCCGGCCCCCGAGACAGCGCTCCTCTCGGGACGCGCGGCTCGCGAGATCGTGGCGTATGCGCGGGACAAGCACGTGGATCTCATCGTGCTCGGCAGTCACGGCCGCACAGGGGTGAGTCGGGCCATCCTCGGCAGCGTGGCCGAGGGAGTCGTGCGCCTGGCGTCCTGCCTCGTCCTCACGGTGCCTGCCGGGGCCGCCGTGCTCAAGGGGGCAGCCAGCGCGCCGGTCGAGGCCCCGGCTCACCCATCGCCACGCTGCCTGGTCTGCGCGGAGGGGACAGATACGCTGATCTGCGAGCCGTGCCGGACCAAGATCCGGGGCGAGGCGCTCGAGCAGAAGCTCGAGGCCGAGCGGGCCGGTCGGCGCGGCTCCGCGACTTGA
- the ccoN gene encoding cytochrome-c oxidase, cbb3-type subunit I, translating into MSDRAERFVYDDGIVRMFLLATVVWGAVGTAVGLLIALQLVHPLFNFETPWLSFGRLRPLHTNAVIFAFAGNAIFTGVYYSAQRLLRARMWSDLLGRMHFWGWQAIIVAAAVTLPLGYSQSKEYAELEWPVDIAITLVWVIFAVNFFGTVARRRERHLYVALWFYIATLVAIAVLHIFNNLVVVAGPMKSYTVYAGVQDAFMQWWYGHNAVAFFLTTPFLGLMYYFLPKAAERPIFSYRLSILHFWTLVFIYIWAGPHHLHYTALPAWASTLGMLFSIMLWMPSWGGMVNGLLTLRGAWHKVTEDPVLKFFVVAVTFYGMSTFEGPTLSIKSVNALSHYTDWTIAHVHAGTLGWVGFMVFGMVYWLLPRVFQAELWSRKAAELHFWLGTVGILLYIVAIYAAGLTQGLMWRAFDETGRLAYPDFVETTLRLIPMYWVRVVGGALYVAGVLLCLVNVAMTWRGRPARYAERVQEAPALSPGYPAGEGQPEAAGLSALARFRRAAWHRRWEGLPATFTAWVVVAVVSASLFEIVPMFLVRSNAPSIAAVRPYTPLELAGRDIYVAEGCNNCHSQMVRPIRAETVRYGEYSKPGEFVYDHPFLWGSRRIGPDLHRVGGKYPHLWHVRHMEDPRSTTPQSIMPAYEWLLRQPLDWGSLAANVRAQVSLGVPYRPEEVERAADLGRQQAHGIAREVVRQGGPPGLEERKIVALVAYLQRLGTDIKAPRPATAQARAQALR; encoded by the coding sequence ATGAGTGATCGAGCCGAGCGGTTCGTCTACGACGATGGCATCGTCCGCATGTTCCTGTTGGCGACCGTGGTCTGGGGGGCCGTCGGCACGGCCGTGGGGCTCCTGATCGCGCTCCAGCTGGTACACCCGCTCTTCAACTTCGAGACGCCGTGGCTGTCCTTCGGGCGCCTCCGCCCGCTGCACACCAACGCGGTGATCTTCGCCTTCGCGGGCAACGCCATCTTCACCGGCGTCTACTACTCGGCGCAGCGCCTCCTGCGGGCGCGCATGTGGAGCGACCTGCTGGGGCGGATGCACTTCTGGGGCTGGCAGGCGATCATCGTGGCCGCCGCCGTGACGCTGCCGCTGGGCTACAGCCAGTCGAAGGAGTACGCCGAGCTGGAGTGGCCCGTCGACATCGCCATCACGCTCGTCTGGGTGATCTTCGCGGTGAACTTCTTCGGCACCGTGGCGCGGCGTCGCGAGCGCCACCTCTACGTGGCGCTCTGGTTCTACATCGCCACCCTCGTTGCCATCGCCGTGCTGCACATCTTCAACAACCTCGTGGTCGTCGCGGGCCCCATGAAGAGCTACACCGTCTACGCCGGGGTGCAGGACGCCTTCATGCAGTGGTGGTACGGGCACAACGCCGTGGCCTTCTTCCTGACCACACCGTTCCTCGGGCTCATGTACTACTTCCTGCCGAAGGCCGCGGAGCGGCCGATCTTCTCCTACCGGCTGTCCATCCTCCACTTCTGGACGCTGGTCTTCATCTACATCTGGGCCGGGCCGCACCATCTCCACTACACGGCGCTGCCGGCCTGGGCCTCCACGCTCGGCATGCTCTTCTCGATCATGCTCTGGATGCCCTCGTGGGGGGGGATGGTCAACGGCCTCCTGACGCTCCGCGGGGCGTGGCACAAGGTCACGGAGGACCCCGTCCTCAAGTTCTTCGTGGTCGCCGTCACCTTCTACGGCATGTCCACCTTCGAGGGGCCGACGCTTTCCATCAAGAGCGTGAACGCGCTCTCGCACTACACGGACTGGACCATCGCGCACGTGCACGCGGGGACGCTGGGGTGGGTGGGCTTCATGGTGTTCGGGATGGTGTACTGGCTGCTGCCGCGCGTGTTCCAGGCGGAGCTGTGGAGCCGGAAGGCGGCGGAGCTGCACTTCTGGCTCGGCACCGTGGGGATCCTCCTCTACATCGTCGCGATCTACGCCGCCGGCCTCACGCAGGGCCTCATGTGGCGGGCCTTCGACGAGACCGGGCGGCTCGCCTACCCGGACTTCGTCGAGACGACGCTCAGGCTCATCCCCATGTACTGGGTCCGGGTGGTCGGCGGCGCCCTCTACGTCGCGGGCGTGCTGCTCTGCCTGGTCAACGTCGCCATGACGTGGCGGGGCCGGCCGGCGCGGTACGCCGAGCGCGTCCAGGAGGCGCCTGCGCTCTCGCCCGGCTACCCGGCCGGGGAGGGGCAGCCGGAGGCGGCCGGTCTCTCGGCGCTGGCGCGCTTCAGACGCGCCGCGTGGCACCGGCGCTGGGAGGGCCTCCCCGCCACCTTCACCGCGTGGGTGGTGGTGGCCGTGGTGAGCGCCTCGCTCTTCGAGATCGTGCCGATGTTCCTCGTCCGGTCGAACGCGCCCAGCATCGCCGCGGTGCGGCCGTACACGCCGCTGGAGCTGGCAGGACGGGACATCTACGTGGCCGAGGGGTGCAACAACTGCCACTCGCAGATGGTGCGTCCGATCCGCGCCGAGACCGTCCGGTACGGCGAGTACAGCAAGCCGGGCGAGTTCGTCTACGACCACCCGTTCCTGTGGGGCTCACGGCGGATCGGCCCCGACCTGCACCGGGTCGGGGGGAAGTACCCGCACCTCTGGCACGTGCGGCACATGGAGGACCCGCGCTCGACGACGCCGCAGTCCATCATGCCCGCCTACGAGTGGCTGCTGCGCCAGCCGCTGGACTGGGGCTCGCTGGCGGCCAACGTCAGGGCCCAGGTGAGCCTCGGCGTGCCCTATCGGCCCGAGGAGGTGGAGCGGGCCGCCGACCTCGGGCGGCAGCAGGCGCACGGCATCGCCCGGGAGGTGGTCCGGCAGGGCGGGCCTCCGGGGCTCGAGGAGAGGAAGATCGTGGCTCTCGTCGCCTATCTGCAGCGCCTGGGGACGGACATCAAGGCGCCCCGCCCGGCCACGGCCCAGGCGCGGGCGCAGGCTCTCCGATGA
- a CDS encoding c-type cytochrome, whose translation MTSRDTRAERDRLLAHDYDGIEEYDNPLPGWWVWLFWATIAFSGVYVAVYHAGPGASVIAEYEEEVRLAAEREARQIAADGTVTEEVLAVLEKNLPAMAKARETFVQRCAACHGDRGQGIIGPNLTDDYWLHGGKLTDIYRTIREGVPDKGMVPWKGQLQPAELSSMAAFVGTLHGSNPPNAKPPQGVNAAGQPAPGARAGS comes from the coding sequence ATGACTAGCAGAGACACCCGCGCGGAGCGGGACCGGCTGCTCGCGCACGACTATGACGGGATCGAGGAGTACGACAACCCGCTGCCGGGCTGGTGGGTGTGGCTCTTCTGGGCCACCATCGCCTTCTCGGGTGTCTACGTGGCCGTGTACCACGCGGGCCCCGGGGCCTCCGTCATCGCCGAATACGAGGAGGAGGTCCGCCTGGCCGCCGAGCGGGAGGCACGCCAGATAGCGGCCGACGGGACGGTCACGGAGGAGGTGCTGGCCGTGCTGGAGAAGAACCTGCCGGCCATGGCGAAGGCCAGGGAGACCTTTGTCCAGCGCTGCGCCGCCTGCCACGGCGACCGCGGTCAGGGCATCATCGGACCGAACCTGACCGACGACTACTGGCTGCACGGGGGGAAGCTCACCGACATCTATCGCACCATCCGCGAGGGCGTGCCGGACAAGGGGATGGTCCCGTGGAAGGGCCAGCTCCAGCCCGCGGAGCTGTCCTCGATGGCGGCCTTCGTGGGAACGCTGCACGGGAGCAACCCGCCCAACGCCAAACCGCCCCAGGGCGTGAACGCCGCCGGACAGCCGGCGCCGGGGGCCAGGGCGGGGAGCTGA
- a CDS encoding 4Fe-4S binding protein: MPATLPTSSAAKRILPTLNQDGTRRWLRPKLSRGRFLRRRRVVAWVLVALFTLIPYLRMGGKPLILLDVTRRQFTLFGTTFLPTDTALLMLLLVGLFLTIFWLTAVYGRVWCGWACPQTVYMEFLYRPVERLIEGGARAQSGLDGRPWSPRRLLKHAVFLGLSMFLAHTFLAYFVGVEELRQWVTRSPLEHPAAFLVMATTTALMFVDFGWFREQVCIVACPYGRLQSVLLDRRSLIVGYDQGRGEPRATYRQRRTSPAESAETRAGDSPGARVVVAGDSPGARVMVAGDSPGARVVVTGDSPGARVWGDCIDCGACVVTCPTGIDIRQGLQMECIHCTQCMDACDAIMARIGRPRGLIRYSSKDELAGAPRRLLRPRIVVYPALVLLVWGVLGVALAERAPAEVTVLRGLGSPFTVLPSGEVSNQLRVKIVNLRSADRDFRIELTGANSIRLVAPENPLRVAGGQAATATVFLLAPRGAFAHGRRDVRLRVEDGAGFGTEVEYRLIGPDDEDDDDDEDEEKKKKDKKDKEGKKK; encoded by the coding sequence ATGCCGGCAACGCTGCCAACCTCCTCGGCGGCGAAGCGCATCCTCCCCACCCTCAACCAGGACGGGACGCGGCGCTGGCTCCGGCCGAAGCTGTCGCGCGGCCGCTTCCTGCGCAGGCGCCGCGTGGTGGCCTGGGTGCTCGTTGCCCTCTTCACCTTGATCCCCTACCTGCGGATGGGCGGCAAGCCGCTCATCCTGCTCGACGTGACGCGTCGGCAATTCACGCTCTTCGGGACCACCTTCCTGCCCACGGACACGGCGCTCCTGATGCTGCTGCTCGTGGGGCTCTTCCTGACCATCTTCTGGCTCACCGCAGTCTACGGTCGCGTCTGGTGCGGGTGGGCCTGCCCGCAGACCGTCTACATGGAGTTTCTGTACCGGCCCGTCGAGCGGCTCATCGAGGGAGGGGCGAGGGCGCAGTCCGGGCTGGACGGCCGCCCGTGGTCGCCGCGCCGGCTCCTCAAGCACGCGGTGTTCCTCGGGCTGTCCATGTTCCTCGCCCACACCTTCCTCGCCTACTTCGTGGGCGTGGAGGAGCTGCGGCAGTGGGTGACGCGTTCGCCGCTGGAGCATCCCGCGGCCTTCCTCGTCATGGCCACCACGACGGCCCTCATGTTCGTCGACTTCGGCTGGTTCCGCGAGCAGGTGTGCATCGTCGCCTGTCCCTACGGGCGGCTGCAGTCGGTGCTCCTGGACCGGCGCTCGCTGATCGTGGGCTACGACCAAGGGCGCGGCGAGCCCCGCGCCACTTACAGGCAGCGCAGAACCTCGCCCGCCGAATCCGCGGAGACGCGGGCGGGCGACAGCCCGGGTGCCCGCGTCGTGGTGGCGGGCGACAGCCCGGGTGCCCGCGTCATGGTGGCGGGCGACAGCCCGGGCGCCCGCGTCGTGGTGACGGGCGACAGCCCGGGTGCCCGCGTCTGGGGAGATTGCATCGACTGCGGGGCCTGCGTGGTGACATGCCCCACCGGCATCGACATCCGTCAGGGGCTGCAGATGGAGTGCATCCACTGCACGCAGTGCATGGACGCCTGCGACGCCATCATGGCCAGAATCGGCCGGCCGCGCGGGCTGATCCGCTACTCCTCGAAGGATGAGCTGGCCGGCGCGCCGCGCCGTCTCCTCAGGCCGCGCATCGTGGTCTATCCGGCGCTGGTGCTGCTGGTGTGGGGCGTCCTGGGCGTGGCGCTGGCCGAGCGCGCTCCGGCCGAGGTCACGGTGCTCCGGGGCCTCGGCAGCCCGTTCACCGTGTTGCCCTCGGGGGAGGTATCGAATCAGCTGCGGGTCAAGATCGTCAACCTCCGCAGCGCCGACCGGGATTTCCGGATCGAGCTGACCGGGGCCAACTCGATCCGGCTGGTGGCCCCGGAAAACCCGCTTCGGGTCGCTGGCGGCCAGGCCGCGACAGCGACCGTTTTCCTCCTCGCCCCGCGGGGCGCCTTCGCCCATGGCCGGCGCGACGTGCGCCTCCGCGTGGAGGACGGGGCGGGTTTCGGTACGGAGGTGGAGTACCGGCTCATCGGGCCCGACGACGAGGACGACGACGACGACGAGGACGAGGAAAAGAAGAAGAAGGACAAGAAGGACAAGGAGGGCAAGAAGAAATGA
- a CDS encoding FixH family protein: protein MRGRGWYWPAGLIALLAVSAAANIVFMLVATDDPSFAVERDYYRKAILWDETMAQAERNGALGWSVTPRLEPVPGSPRLMTLRARVTDLSGAGLRDALVRVEAFHGARAGQVVGGTLRPGAGGYVAALPMARPGLWELRFRVERDGAVFTQVLTHEVTAAP from the coding sequence ATGAGGGGGCGGGGATGGTACTGGCCCGCGGGACTGATCGCGCTGCTGGCGGTGTCGGCCGCGGCCAACATCGTGTTCATGCTCGTGGCGACGGACGATCCGTCCTTCGCGGTGGAGCGCGACTACTACCGCAAGGCGATCCTGTGGGACGAGACGATGGCGCAGGCCGAGCGGAACGGCGCGCTGGGATGGTCCGTCACACCGCGTCTCGAACCGGTGCCGGGCTCGCCCCGGCTGATGACGCTGCGGGCGCGCGTCACGGACCTCTCCGGCGCCGGCCTGCGCGATGCCCTCGTCCGCGTGGAGGCCTTCCATGGCGCAAGGGCCGGGCAGGTGGTGGGCGGCACGCTCCGGCCCGGGGCGGGCGGCTACGTGGCGGCGCTCCCCATGGCGCGGCCCGGACTCTGGGAGCTGCGCTTCCGGGTGGAGCGAGACGGCGCAGTGTTCACCCAGGTGCTGACCCACGAGGTCACGGCGGCGCCATGA
- a CDS encoding sulfite exporter TauE/SafE family protein, with product MTALLVTVLGSSLLGSLHCAGMCGGFVALHSGAATSCRRSRSAVLAHGAYSGGRLVAYALLGGGAGALGGALDLAGASGGIHRLAALVAGFFIVVWGVAGLAEALGLRLPLPGSPRALGRVLGRGMELAGKWPVPARALVTGLLAALLPCGWLWAFIVTAAGTGSAAAGALVMAVFWAGTLPMLAGVGVLLETGVGRLRRQLPAATAVAMILVGLLAVAGRGGSAAPHTAHVPAAPAAAHGPASHAGR from the coding sequence ATGACGGCGCTCCTGGTGACGGTGCTGGGCTCGAGCCTCCTCGGGAGCCTGCACTGCGCTGGGATGTGCGGGGGGTTCGTGGCGCTCCACTCGGGTGCGGCCACCTCGTGCCGGCGGTCGCGGAGCGCCGTTCTGGCCCACGGGGCCTACAGTGGAGGCCGTCTCGTGGCCTACGCGCTCCTAGGGGGCGGCGCGGGGGCGCTCGGGGGGGCTCTCGACCTGGCGGGGGCATCGGGTGGGATCCATCGTCTCGCGGCCCTTGTGGCGGGGTTCTTCATCGTCGTCTGGGGCGTGGCGGGGCTGGCGGAGGCGCTTGGCTTGCGTCTCCCGTTGCCCGGCTCCCCACGGGCTCTCGGGCGCGTTCTGGGCCGCGGCATGGAGCTGGCTGGGAAGTGGCCGGTTCCAGCCCGCGCGCTGGTCACCGGGCTTCTCGCCGCGCTGCTCCCATGCGGCTGGCTCTGGGCCTTCATCGTCACCGCCGCCGGCACGGGCAGCGCCGCCGCAGGGGCTCTGGTGATGGCGGTGTTCTGGGCCGGCACGCTGCCGATGCTCGCCGGCGTCGGGGTGCTGCTCGAGACCGGGGTCGGGAGGCTTCGCCGGCAGCTGCCGGCGGCCACCGCCGTGGCGATGATCCTGGTGGGGCTGCTGGCCGTCGCCGGACGGGGCGGGTCCGCGGCTCCACACACTGCTCACGTTCCGGCGGCTCCCGCGGCCGCGCATGGTCCTGCCTCCCATGCCGGTCGCTGA
- a CDS encoding heavy metal translocating P-type ATPase metal-binding domain-containing protein, producing MPVAEKPAPETSSAARGKESACAHCGLPVPAALREADAPRQFCCAGCREVHALLQEHRLGRYYELRAAAEPRAPAALAGGGDKSYAEMDDPGFRGRCCWAAPGGLEATELYLEGVHCSACVWLLERLPRLCPGLVEARLDLPRSRARLLWDPRSVSLSAIARRLHSIGYPPHPCRGRRAREAQQREDRMMLARIGLAGAAAGNVMAIAFALYGGMFHEMEPELAALFRWASLVVALPSVIWGGGVFFRGAWAALRLRILHMDVPISIGLLAGFLHGAWNTARGGGEVYFDSVTTLVFLLLVGRYLQQRQQRLAAESAELLASLAPSSARVIEGAATREVPLEALGAGALVEVRAGETVPADGVVERGRSRLDTSLLTGESRPSTVAPGDRVHAGTVNVSSRLEVRVECAGEETRVGRLMALVEEHARRRAPIVQLADRLSGRFVLAVLVLAAATFALWMRLDPARAVDHAVALLIVTCPCALGLATPLAVSAAIGQAARAGILVRGADVLEKLTRPGLLWLDKTGTLTAGRTALVEWWGEEAARPLVAAVEAHSSHPVARALSEALGDGKPGPGIDVKEMQGAGIEGWVGGRHVMVGAPEWVATRARDVPGEMRERLGAARGAGLSPVLVAVDSRVVAVAALGDPLRPDARLAVERVKARGWRVGVLSGDDAAVVAATAGQLGIGPGASRGRVSPEGKLGVVTEGLAEGTVVMVGDGVNDAAALAAATVGVGVHGGAEAALAAADVYITRLGVGRVADLIDGAHRAMAVVRRNLLFSLLYNTVGVSLAMGGLLDPLVAAVLMPASSLTVILSSYRARMFPRAPEEEATAWR from the coding sequence ATGCCGGTCGCTGAGAAGCCCGCGCCCGAGACCTCCTCCGCAGCCCGGGGGAAGGAGAGCGCGTGCGCCCATTGCGGGCTGCCCGTGCCCGCGGCGCTCAGGGAGGCCGATGCGCCCAGACAGTTCTGCTGCGCGGGGTGCAGGGAAGTGCACGCGCTGCTGCAGGAGCATCGGCTCGGGCGCTACTACGAGCTGCGCGCCGCCGCAGAGCCCCGCGCCCCGGCCGCCCTCGCGGGAGGCGGTGACAAGTCCTACGCCGAGATGGACGACCCCGGCTTCCGGGGGCGTTGCTGCTGGGCGGCTCCGGGGGGTCTCGAGGCCACTGAGCTCTACCTCGAGGGCGTGCACTGCTCGGCCTGCGTGTGGCTGCTGGAACGCTTGCCGCGCCTCTGCCCGGGGCTCGTGGAGGCGCGGCTCGACCTGCCGCGCTCGCGGGCGCGCCTTCTGTGGGACCCGCGCTCCGTGTCGCTTTCGGCCATCGCCCGGCGGCTCCACTCGATCGGCTACCCGCCGCATCCCTGCCGGGGACGTCGCGCCAGGGAGGCGCAGCAGCGCGAGGACCGGATGATGCTGGCCCGCATCGGGCTGGCCGGGGCGGCGGCGGGCAATGTGATGGCCATCGCCTTCGCGCTCTACGGCGGGATGTTCCACGAGATGGAGCCCGAGCTGGCGGCACTCTTCCGCTGGGCGAGCCTCGTGGTGGCGCTGCCGTCGGTGATCTGGGGAGGCGGCGTCTTCTTCAGGGGCGCCTGGGCGGCGCTGAGGCTCCGGATCCTGCACATGGACGTGCCGATCAGCATCGGGCTGCTCGCGGGCTTCCTCCACGGCGCCTGGAACACTGCACGCGGCGGAGGCGAGGTCTACTTCGACTCGGTGACCACGCTGGTCTTTCTCTTGCTGGTGGGGCGTTATCTCCAGCAGCGCCAGCAGCGCCTGGCGGCCGAGTCGGCCGAGCTGCTGGCCTCGCTGGCTCCTTCCTCGGCTCGGGTCATCGAGGGCGCGGCGACCCGGGAGGTGCCGCTGGAGGCGCTGGGGGCCGGGGCGCTGGTCGAGGTGCGTGCGGGAGAGACCGTGCCCGCCGACGGCGTCGTCGAGCGAGGCCGGTCCCGGCTCGACACTTCGCTCCTCACCGGGGAGTCGCGGCCCTCGACCGTGGCGCCCGGCGACCGGGTCCACGCGGGCACGGTCAACGTTTCCTCGCGGCTCGAGGTCCGCGTGGAGTGCGCGGGGGAGGAGACCCGCGTGGGCCGGCTCATGGCGCTGGTGGAGGAGCATGCCAGGCGACGCGCCCCCATCGTGCAGCTGGCTGACCGACTCTCCGGTCGTTTCGTCCTGGCCGTGCTGGTCCTGGCGGCGGCCACCTTCGCCCTGTGGATGCGGCTCGACCCGGCGCGGGCCGTGGACCATGCCGTGGCGCTGCTCATCGTCACCTGTCCCTGCGCGCTCGGGCTGGCGACGCCCCTGGCCGTGAGCGCCGCCATCGGTCAGGCGGCGCGGGCCGGCATCCTCGTCAGGGGAGCCGACGTCCTCGAGAAGCTCACCCGCCCGGGACTCCTGTGGCTCGACAAGACGGGAACGCTCACCGCGGGGCGCACCGCGCTGGTGGAGTGGTGGGGAGAGGAGGCGGCAAGGCCGCTGGTCGCCGCGGTGGAGGCCCACTCATCGCACCCCGTGGCCCGCGCCCTCTCCGAGGCGCTGGGCGACGGCAAGCCCGGCCCCGGGATCGACGTGAAGGAGATGCAGGGCGCCGGGATCGAGGGGTGGGTGGGCGGGCGGCACGTCATGGTGGGAGCTCCGGAGTGGGTGGCGACCCGGGCCCGGGACGTTCCCGGGGAGATGCGGGAGCGTCTTGGCGCCGCGCGCGGCGCCGGGCTCTCTCCCGTGCTCGTGGCGGTGGACAGCCGCGTCGTGGCGGTGGCGGCGCTGGGCGATCCGCTGCGGCCGGATGCCCGGCTGGCCGTCGAGCGCGTGAAGGCCAGGGGCTGGCGGGTCGGTGTGCTGTCCGGCGACGATGCCGCAGTGGTGGCGGCCACGGCCGGCCAGCTCGGGATCGGGCCGGGGGCCAGTCGTGGCCGCGTTTCGCCGGAAGGGAAGCTCGGGGTGGTGACGGAGGGGCTCGCCGAGGGCACGGTGGTCATGGTGGGCGACGGAGTGAATGACGCCGCGGCGCTGGCGGCGGCCACCGTGGGTGTCGGTGTCCACGGAGGCGCTGAGGCGGCGCTGGCGGCGGCCGACGTCTACATCACGCGGCTCGGGGTGGGGCGCGTGGCCGATCTCATCGACGGCGCCCACCGCGCCATGGCGGTGGTCCGGCGCAACCTGCTCTTCTCGCTCCTCTACAACACGGTGGGCGTGTCGCTGGCGATGGGCGGGCTCCTCGACCCGCTGGTGGCGGCCGTGCTGATGCCGGCGAGCTCGCTCACCGTGATCCTCAGCTCGTATCGCGCGCGCATGTTCCCCCGCGCCCCGGAGGAGGAGGCAACGGCATGGCGGTGA
- the ccoS gene encoding cbb3-type cytochrome oxidase assembly protein CcoS, whose product MAVMFILLPLALLFSAGALLVFVWAARSGQFDDLSTPALRILHEEDADEP is encoded by the coding sequence ATGGCGGTGATGTTCATCCTCCTCCCGCTGGCCCTGCTCTTCTCGGCCGGAGCGCTCCTGGTCTTCGTCTGGGCCGCCCGGTCCGGGCAGTTCGACGACCTCAGCACGCCGGCCCTGCGGATCCTCCACGAGGAGGACGCAGACGAGCCGTGA
- a CDS encoding formylmethanofuran dehydrogenase, translating to MTRLPRPSEQLRRKHPAERPLGECAFDDLLAEAGRLHGQLCPGQVLGVRMALAGCREVGVERPRSAGKSLVVLVEIDRCATDAIQALTGVTLGKRTLKHLDYGKTAATFVNMATGTAVRVAARESARAKAAEWAPSEPDARKAQILAYRHMPERELLALERVTVKPGWLDRRRVRVYCDCCGEGINYEREVHTGDRTLCRPCSGESYLVAPCERATSALEAPSHRTGA from the coding sequence ATGACTCGGCTCCCGCGACCCTCCGAGCAGCTCCGCCGGAAGCACCCCGCGGAGCGGCCGCTCGGCGAATGCGCGTTCGACGATCTTCTGGCCGAGGCCGGGAGGCTTCACGGCCAGCTCTGCCCGGGCCAGGTCCTCGGCGTGAGGATGGCGCTGGCCGGCTGCCGCGAGGTGGGCGTCGAGCGGCCCCGGAGCGCGGGCAAGAGCCTGGTGGTCCTGGTCGAGATCGACCGCTGCGCCACCGACGCCATCCAGGCGCTCACGGGAGTGACCCTGGGCAAGCGGACGCTCAAGCATCTCGACTACGGCAAGACGGCGGCCACCTTCGTCAACATGGCGACGGGCACCGCCGTGCGGGTGGCCGCGCGCGAAAGCGCCCGGGCGAAGGCGGCCGAGTGGGCCCCGTCCGAGCCCGACGCGCGAAAGGCGCAGATCCTGGCCTACCGGCACATGCCTGAGCGCGAGCTCCTCGCGCTCGAGCGCGTGACGGTGAAGCCCGGCTGGCTCGACCGGCGGCGAGTGCGTGTCTACTGCGACTGCTGCGGCGAGGGGATCAATTACGAGCGCGAGGTTCACACCGGCGATCGCACGCTCTGCCGCCCGTGCAGCGGGGAGAGCTATCTGGTCGCCCCATGCGAGCGGGCCACCTCCGCGCTCGAGGCGCCCAGCCACCGGACAGGGGCGTGA